One region of Mycobacterium riyadhense genomic DNA includes:
- the metH gene encoding methionine synthase, giving the protein MNVPEPNIFEPNIRPDCTDELAAALGQRIMVIDGAMGTAIQRDRPDEAGYRGDRFTEWPTALQGNNDLLTLTQPHIITGIHREYLEAGADILETNTFNANAISLSDYEMADLAYELNYAGAALARKAADEFSTPSKPRYVAGAIGPTTRTASISPDVNDPGARNVSYDQLVAAYLEAANGLVDGGADLLIIETIFDSLNAKAAVFAVETLFEDRGRRWPVIISGTITDASGRTLSGQVTEAFWNSIRHAKPIAVGLNCALGAPEMRPYIAEMARIADTFVSCYPNAGLPNAFGEYDETPERQAGYIADFADAGLVNLVGGCCGTAPPHIAEIAKVVEGKAPREVPKIEVATRLSGLEPLNITDDSLFVNIGERTNITGSARFRNLIKAEDYDTALSVALQQVEVGAQVIDINMDEGMIDGVAAMDRFTKLIAAEPDISRVPVMIDSSKWEVIEAGLKNVQGKPIVNSISMKEGEEKFIREARLCRKYGAAVVVMAFDEQGQADNLERRKQICGRAYRILTEEVGFPPEDIIFDPNCFALATGIEEHATYGIDFIEACAWIKENLPGVHISGGISNVSFSFRGNNPVREAIHSVFLFHAIKAGLDMGIVNAGALVPYDSIDPELRDRIEDVVLNRRADAAERLLEIAERFNSKETTDDSVVQEWRGLPVRERITHALVKGIDAHVDADTEELRVEIAAAGGRPIEVIEGPLMDGMNVVGDLFGSGKMFLPQVVKSARVMKKAVAYLLPFIEAEKEESGAAAGKDTNGTIVMATVKGDVHDIGKNIVGVVLQCNNYEVIDLGVMVPASKILDAAKEHDADIIGLSGLITPSLDEMVNFAVEMEREGLEIPLLIGGATTSRAHTAVKVAPRRSGPVVWVKDASRSVPVAAALLDDKQRPALLDATEKDYASLRERHAQKNERPMLTLEKARANRTPIEWDGYTPPVPAQGLGVREFHDYDLAELREYIDWQPFFNAWEMKGRFPDILNNPATGEAARKLYGDAQEMLDSLIKEKWLTANGVIGFFAANAVGDDIEVYTDESRTEVLTTLHNLRQQGEHRDGIPNRSLGDYVAPKATGLADYVGAFAVTSGLGSQEKIAEFKATLDDYSAILLESVADRLAEAFAERMHERVRKEFWGYQPEEQLDNEALIGEKYTGIRPAPGYPACPEHTEKVTLWKLMDVQARTGIELTESMAMWPGAAVSGWYFSHPQSQYFVVGRVAQDQVADYAKRKGWTLQEAERWLGPNLGYNPED; this is encoded by the coding sequence GTGAACGTCCCCGAGCCCAATATTTTTGAGCCAAACATCCGCCCCGACTGCACCGACGAACTAGCGGCTGCTCTCGGACAGCGGATCATGGTGATCGACGGCGCAATGGGCACGGCGATCCAGCGGGACCGGCCGGACGAGGCCGGCTACCGCGGCGACCGCTTCACGGAGTGGCCGACGGCTCTGCAGGGCAACAACGACCTGCTCACCCTGACGCAGCCGCACATCATCACCGGGATCCACCGCGAGTACCTCGAGGCGGGCGCCGACATCCTGGAGACCAACACGTTCAACGCGAACGCGATCTCGCTCTCCGACTACGAGATGGCCGACCTGGCCTACGAGCTGAACTACGCCGGCGCCGCCCTGGCCCGCAAAGCAGCGGACGAGTTCAGCACCCCGTCCAAGCCCCGTTACGTCGCCGGCGCCATCGGGCCGACGACTCGCACCGCGTCGATCTCGCCGGACGTCAATGACCCCGGCGCCCGCAACGTCTCCTACGATCAGCTGGTCGCCGCCTACCTCGAGGCGGCCAACGGCCTGGTCGACGGCGGTGCCGACCTGCTGATCATCGAGACGATTTTCGACTCGCTGAACGCCAAGGCGGCGGTGTTCGCCGTAGAGACGCTGTTCGAGGACCGCGGACGCCGCTGGCCGGTCATCATCTCGGGCACCATCACCGACGCTTCCGGGCGCACGTTGTCCGGGCAGGTCACCGAAGCGTTCTGGAACTCGATCAGGCACGCCAAGCCGATCGCGGTCGGCCTCAACTGCGCCCTTGGCGCGCCGGAGATGCGGCCCTACATCGCCGAGATGGCGCGGATCGCGGACACCTTCGTCTCCTGCTACCCGAATGCCGGCCTGCCCAACGCGTTCGGCGAGTACGACGAGACCCCGGAGCGTCAGGCCGGCTACATCGCCGACTTCGCCGACGCCGGCCTGGTCAACCTGGTCGGTGGTTGCTGTGGAACGGCGCCGCCGCACATCGCGGAGATAGCCAAGGTCGTCGAGGGGAAAGCGCCGCGCGAGGTGCCGAAAATCGAGGTGGCCACCCGGCTCTCGGGTTTGGAGCCGCTCAACATCACCGACGACTCCCTGTTCGTGAACATCGGTGAGCGCACCAACATCACCGGCTCGGCCCGGTTCCGCAACCTGATCAAGGCCGAGGACTACGACACCGCGCTGTCGGTTGCCCTGCAGCAGGTCGAGGTCGGCGCGCAGGTCATCGACATCAACATGGACGAGGGCATGATCGACGGCGTCGCCGCGATGGACCGGTTCACCAAGCTGATCGCGGCCGAGCCGGACATCAGCCGCGTCCCGGTGATGATCGACTCCTCCAAGTGGGAAGTCATCGAGGCGGGCCTGAAGAACGTGCAGGGCAAGCCGATCGTCAACTCGATCTCCATGAAGGAGGGCGAGGAGAAGTTCATCCGCGAGGCGCGGCTGTGCCGCAAGTACGGCGCCGCCGTCGTCGTGATGGCCTTCGACGAGCAGGGGCAGGCCGACAACCTGGAGCGCCGCAAGCAGATCTGCGGGCGCGCCTATCGGATCCTGACCGAAGAGGTCGGCTTCCCGCCCGAGGACATCATCTTCGACCCGAACTGCTTCGCGCTGGCGACCGGCATCGAGGAGCACGCCACGTACGGGATCGACTTCATCGAGGCCTGCGCCTGGATCAAGGAGAACCTGCCCGGGGTGCACATCTCTGGCGGTATCTCCAACGTGTCGTTCTCGTTCCGGGGCAACAACCCGGTCCGCGAGGCGATTCACTCGGTGTTCCTGTTCCACGCCATCAAGGCTGGCCTGGACATGGGCATCGTCAACGCCGGAGCGCTGGTGCCCTACGACTCGATCGACCCCGAGCTGCGGGACCGGATCGAGGACGTAGTCCTGAACCGCCGCGCGGACGCGGCCGAGAGGCTGCTGGAGATCGCCGAACGGTTCAACAGCAAAGAGACGACCGACGACTCGGTTGTCCAAGAGTGGCGCGGCCTTCCGGTCCGCGAGCGGATCACGCACGCCCTGGTCAAGGGCATCGACGCCCACGTCGATGCCGACACCGAGGAATTGCGGGTCGAGATCGCCGCCGCGGGTGGTCGCCCGATCGAGGTGATCGAGGGCCCGTTGATGGACGGCATGAATGTCGTCGGCGACCTCTTCGGCTCGGGAAAGATGTTCCTGCCCCAGGTCGTGAAGTCGGCCCGGGTGATGAAGAAGGCCGTCGCGTACTTGCTGCCGTTCATCGAGGCGGAGAAGGAAGAGTCGGGCGCCGCCGCCGGCAAGGACACCAACGGCACCATCGTGATGGCGACGGTGAAGGGCGACGTCCACGACATCGGCAAGAACATCGTCGGGGTTGTCCTGCAGTGCAACAACTACGAAGTGATCGACCTCGGTGTGATGGTGCCGGCCAGCAAGATCCTGGATGCGGCCAAAGAGCACGACGCCGACATCATCGGGCTGTCCGGGCTGATCACCCCGTCGCTGGACGAGATGGTCAACTTCGCCGTCGAGATGGAACGCGAGGGGCTGGAGATCCCGCTGCTGATCGGCGGCGCGACCACCTCCCGCGCGCACACCGCCGTGAAGGTGGCGCCGCGCCGGTCCGGTCCGGTGGTCTGGGTCAAAGACGCATCCCGTTCGGTGCCGGTCGCTGCCGCGCTCCTCGACGACAAGCAGCGTCCGGCCCTGTTGGATGCGACCGAGAAGGACTACGCGTCGCTGCGCGAACGGCACGCCCAGAAGAACGAGCGGCCGATGCTGACGCTGGAGAAGGCCCGCGCGAACCGGACGCCGATCGAGTGGGACGGCTACACGCCGCCGGTGCCCGCCCAGGGTCTCGGCGTGCGGGAGTTTCACGACTACGACCTCGCCGAGTTGCGCGAGTACATCGACTGGCAGCCGTTCTTCAACGCCTGGGAGATGAAGGGCAGGTTCCCCGACATTCTCAACAACCCGGCCACGGGCGAGGCTGCCCGCAAGCTCTACGGCGACGCCCAGGAGATGCTCGACTCCCTGATCAAAGAGAAGTGGCTGACTGCCAACGGGGTGATCGGGTTCTTCGCGGCGAACGCGGTCGGCGACGACATCGAGGTGTACACCGACGAGAGCCGCACCGAGGTGCTGACCACGTTGCATAACCTGCGCCAACAGGGCGAGCACCGGGACGGCATCCCGAATCGGTCGCTGGGCGACTACGTCGCGCCCAAGGCCACTGGTCTGGCCGACTACGTCGGCGCCTTCGCCGTCACCTCAGGGCTCGGCAGCCAGGAAAAGATCGCGGAGTTCAAGGCAACCCTCGACGACTACAGCGCGATCCTGTTGGAGTCGGTCGCCGATCGGCTGGCCGAGGCGTTCGCCGAACGGATGCACGAACGGGTCCGCAAGGAATTCTGGGGCTACCAGCCCGAAGAGCAGCTGGACAACGAGGCACTCATCGGCGAGAAGTACACCGGCATCCGCCCTGCCCCCGGCTACCCGGCCTGCCCGGAGCACACCGAGAAGGTGACGCTCTGGAAGTTGATGGACGTCCAGGCGCGGACCGGCATCGAGCTGACCGAGTCGATGGCGATGTGGCCTGGTGCTGCCGTCAGCGGCTGGTATTTCTCGCACCCCCAGTCGCAGTACTTCGTGGTCGGCCGGGTGGCCCAGGACCAGGTCGCCGACTATGCGAAGCGCAAGGGCTGGACCCTGCAGGAGGCCGAGCGCTGGCTAGGCCCCAACCTCGGGTACAACCCGGAGGACTGA